A stretch of Drosophila miranda strain MSH22 chromosome Y unlocalized genomic scaffold, D.miranda_PacBio2.1 Contig_Y9_pilon, whole genome shotgun sequence DNA encodes these proteins:
- the LOC117195230 gene encoding tyrosine-protein kinase Src42A translates to MTHSAGSWYFRKIKRIEAEKKLLLPENEHGAFLIRDSESRHNDYSLSVRDGDTVKHYRIRQLDEGGFFIARRTTFRTLQELVEHYSKDSDGLCVNLCKPCVQIEKPVTEGLSHRTRDQWEIDRTSLKFVRKLGSGQFGDVWEGQWNNTTPVAIKTLKSGTMDPKDFLAEAQIMKKLRHTKLIQLYAVCTVEEPIYIITELMKHGSLLEYLQAIAGKGRSLKMQTLIDLAAQIAAGMAYLESQNYIHRDLAARNVLVGDGNIVKIADFGLARLIKEDEYVARVGARFPIKWTAPEAANYSKFSIKSDVWSFGILLTELVTYGRIPYPGMTNAEVLTQVEHGYRMPLPPNCEPRLYEIMLECWHKDPMRRPTFETLQWKLEDFYTSDQSDYKEAQAY, encoded by the exons ATGACTCACAGTGCGGGGAg CTGGTACTTCCGCAAAATCAAACGCATTGAGGCTGAGAAAAAACTTCTACTGCCAGAGAACGAGCACGGTGCATTTTTAATTCGTGATTCCGAGAGCCGACACAACGACTATTCGCTATCAG TGCGCGATGGCGACACGGTCAAGCACTATCGCATCAGGCAACTGGACGAGGGCGGCTTCTTCATTGCCAGACGCACAACATTCAG AACCCTGCAGGAGCTGGTCGAGCACTATTCCAAGGACTCCGACGGCCTGTGCGTCAACCTCTGCAAGCCCTGTGTACAG ATCGAGAAACCTGTCACCGAGGGCCTATCGCATCGAACACGCGACCAGTGGGAGATCGACAGAACGTCCCTCAAATTTGTACGCAAACTGGGCTCCGGCCAGTTCGGCGACGTTTGGGAGGGACAGTGGAACAACACAACACCCGTGGCCATTAAAACTCTGAAATCGG GCACAATGGACCCCAAGGACTTCTTAGCCGAAGCCCAGATCATGAAGAAGCTGCGCCACACGAAGCTCATACAGCTGTACGCTGTCTGCACGGTGGAGGAGCCCATCTACATTATCACGGAGTTGATGAAGCACGGTTCACTGTTGGAATATCTGCAAG CCATTGCAGGCAAAGGTCGTAGCCTCAAAATGCAGACGCTCATCGATCTGGCCGCACAAATAGCCGCTGGCATGGCCTACCTGGAGTCCCAGAACTACATCCACAGAGACTTGGCGGCGCGCAACGTTCTCGTTGGCGATGGCAACATTGTGAAGATAGCCGACTTTGGTTTGGCCAG GCTCATCAAGGAGGACGAGTACGTGGCGCGAGTTGGCGCCCGCTTCCCCATCAAATGGACAGCGCCCGAGGCGGCCAACTACAGTAAATTCTCAATCAAATCTGATGTCTGGAGCTTCGGTATTCTCCTCACTGAGCTGGTCACTTACGGACGCATACCATATCCGG GTATGACCAATGCGGAGGTGTTGACCCAAGTGGAGCACGGCTATCGCATGCCCCTGCCACCCAACTGCGAGCCGCGCCTGTACGAGATCATGCTCGAGTGCTGGCACAAGGATCCCATGCGCAGACCCACATTCGAGACGCTCCAATGGAAGCTCGAGGACTTTTACACCTCCGATCAGAGCGACTACAAGGAGGCGCAGGCTTACTGA